One window of Dyadobacter sandarakinus genomic DNA carries:
- a CDS encoding PAS domain-containing sensor histidine kinase yields the protein MTRHIEMLDALFKHATEGIVVVNKAGTIVMLNPKARELFGYRDTELIGRKIETLIPGRFAERHVSYRDHYLEAPRARGMGHAMDLFARRQDGSEFPVEVSLSPFKTSDGEFVVSFVIDITERKKQENRIIEANLEIQKLNAELEERVARRTQELAQAIRRVELSQEEVIRALQKERELNHMKSQFVTIASHEFRTPLATILSSASLIGRYSRTEDEEKRQKHVRRIKSTVTNLTEILNDFLSIGKLEEGRVHSVPVLTHLQEFCEGLIEEIRGLCKEGQQLHFEYLGNAEVWLDKQLLRNVLFNLLSNAIKYSLPGKPIFLRVNVTPGYVGMEVQDYGIGIPVQDQQHVFDRFFRANNAGNIQGTGLGLNIVQNYISLMGGEVTFTSQAGSGTVFRINLPNHNPRPAA from the coding sequence ATGACACGGCATATTGAAATGCTCGACGCACTTTTCAAGCATGCGACGGAGGGTATTGTAGTGGTAAACAAGGCTGGCACCATTGTCATGCTGAACCCCAAGGCCAGGGAGCTTTTTGGCTACCGGGATACCGAGCTGATCGGCAGGAAAATAGAAACGCTTATTCCAGGCCGCTTTGCCGAACGCCACGTCAGCTACCGGGACCATTACCTGGAAGCACCCAGGGCTCGGGGCATGGGGCATGCTATGGACCTTTTTGCGCGCCGGCAGGATGGCAGCGAGTTTCCGGTAGAGGTTAGTCTGAGTCCTTTTAAGACCAGTGACGGCGAATTCGTGGTGAGTTTTGTCATTGATATTACTGAAAGAAAAAAACAGGAAAACCGCATTATTGAGGCCAACCTGGAAATTCAGAAGCTCAATGCCGAGCTGGAAGAGCGTGTCGCCCGCCGGACCCAGGAGCTGGCGCAGGCGATCAGGCGCGTGGAGCTGTCGCAGGAAGAGGTGATCCGGGCCTTACAGAAGGAGCGCGAGCTGAACCACATGAAAAGTCAGTTTGTAACCATTGCCTCGCACGAATTCCGTACACCGCTGGCAACCATCCTGTCGTCGGCCTCGCTGATCGGCCGGTACTCCCGGACGGAGGACGAAGAAAAACGGCAGAAGCACGTCCGTCGGATCAAAAGCACCGTCACCAACCTTACCGAGATCCTCAATGACTTTCTTTCCATCGGCAAGCTTGAAGAAGGCCGCGTACACAGTGTGCCGGTGCTGACGCACCTTCAGGAATTCTGCGAGGGCCTGATCGAAGAGATCAGGGGATTGTGCAAGGAGGGTCAGCAGCTGCATTTCGAGTACCTAGGAAATGCAGAAGTGTGGCTTGACAAGCAGCTTTTACGCAATGTGCTGTTCAATCTTTTATCCAATGCAATCAAGTACTCCCTGCCCGGCAAGCCCATTTTTTTACGGGTCAATGTGACGCCCGGATACGTCGGCATGGAGGTGCAGGACTATGGCATTGGTATTCCGGTTCAGGATCAGCAGCATGTTTTTGACCGCTTTTTTCGTGCCAACAATGCGGGTAACATTCAGGGTACCGGCCTCGGGCTCAACATTGTCCAGAACTATATCAGCCTGATGGGCGGAGAAGTAACCTTCACCAGTCAGGCAGGCAGCGGAACGGTTTTCAGGATCAATTTGCCCAATCATAATCCCCGGCCTGCTGCCTGA
- a CDS encoding response regulator: MALENKTILLIEDNPEMRENTAEILELADYRVVTAQNGKEGVQLAHQHQPDLIICDIMMPELDGYGVLHMLGKDEKTAQVPFVFLTAKAEKDDYRKGMSMGADDYLTKPYDDVELLHAVEMRLKKSERLRRQFDRSSEGFDQFLREAGSFELIEKLAENKKIRSLRKRDTIYTEGSFPSSIFFLQKGKVKAYKSNDHGKEYITDLYKEGDFFGYLDLLQGEPYRETAICLEKSEVAIVPKEDFFSLLQGSREVSSKFIQMLSNEIKEREDRLLQLAYNSVRKRVAQALVMLVQRYQEDRSKPFSMAITREDIASMVGTATETVIRTLSDFKDERLVDMKGSLITVLEYEKLVKMRN, from the coding sequence ATGGCTTTGGAAAATAAAACCATTCTCCTCATTGAAGATAATCCCGAAATGCGGGAAAATACGGCCGAGATCCTTGAACTCGCTGACTACCGTGTAGTTACAGCCCAAAATGGCAAGGAAGGCGTACAACTCGCCCATCAGCACCAGCCCGACCTCATCATCTGCGACATTATGATGCCCGAGCTCGATGGGTACGGCGTGCTGCACATGCTGGGCAAAGATGAAAAAACCGCGCAGGTACCTTTTGTTTTCCTTACCGCGAAAGCCGAGAAGGACGACTATCGCAAAGGAATGTCCATGGGTGCCGACGATTACCTCACCAAGCCTTACGACGATGTGGAGCTGCTCCACGCCGTGGAGATGCGCCTCAAAAAAAGCGAGCGCCTCCGCAGGCAGTTTGATCGTTCCTCAGAGGGTTTTGACCAGTTTCTGCGGGAGGCAGGATCATTTGAGCTGATTGAAAAACTGGCAGAAAACAAGAAAATCCGCTCACTCCGTAAACGCGATACGATTTACACCGAGGGCAGCTTTCCGAGCAGCATTTTCTTTTTGCAAAAAGGAAAAGTGAAAGCGTACAAATCCAATGATCATGGCAAAGAGTACATCACGGATCTGTACAAGGAAGGCGACTTTTTCGGGTACCTGGACCTGCTTCAGGGAGAACCTTACCGCGAAACCGCGATTTGTCTGGAAAAGTCCGAAGTAGCCATCGTTCCGAAAGAAGACTTTTTCAGCCTGCTTCAGGGTAGCCGGGAAGTTTCGTCCAAATTCATCCAGATGCTTTCCAACGAGATCAAGGAGCGGGAGGACCGGCTGCTGCAACTGGCTTACAACTCGGTTCGCAAGCGCGTGGCGCAGGCACTCGTCATGCTGGTACAGCGCTACCAGGAAGATCGCTCCAAACCGTTTTCCATGGCTATCACGCGTGAAGACATTGCTTCCATGGTAGGCACGGCCACTGAAACGGTGATCCGGACCCTGTCCGACTTCAAGGATGAGCGCCTCGTAGACATGAAAGGAAGCCTGATCACCGTACTGGAATATGAAAAATTGGTAAAAATGCGAAATTAG